A genomic stretch from Coffea arabica cultivar ET-39 chromosome 10c, Coffea Arabica ET-39 HiFi, whole genome shotgun sequence includes:
- the LOC113709998 gene encoding zinc finger BED domain-containing protein RICESLEEPER 2-like produces the protein MEGSSIPSTSDSVVGAIAPRIGMSISPPEVSSIPHVSGTDSSTPVMINSPVFVSRDTYDPTQEGGETQQEGTEDTNRQQGDEAEDDGKFRVPKRNKTSEAWEDFDDLEENGIYYAICKHCSKKLNRGKTKQTSSMWRHRENCSVRKAKLRKAERQTKINFQQANERFPTVPSLHTGKFDMETMREAAAHWILMHEHPFTILEEEGFNIMMKRGWPEWQKISRMTAKKDCTQVYEIEKKKLKNLLRHVQKVSLTTDMWKSKNQKIEYMVVTGHWIDGNWKLQKRVLNFVHIRPPRRGVEISDAVFKCAKEWGIEGKIHTISVDNASNNDVAVRLLKDDFGRCKKLLGGGKLFHVRCCAHILNLMVQDGLKDIVDICENIRDSVDFVNKSDGRALLFAEIAQHLQIPGNKSLHDCRTRWNSTYEMLNCAIKYKEVFPRFQVREPLYESCPSSEDWEKVEKVCTILEKFYTATHIISGSEYPTSNLFLPEILKVKKLLDARVNDEDDFVRSMITRMKLKFDKYWKECNFLMSIAAILDPRQKMRAIEFAFPKMYSAYEAQENITYVRKAIFELYDEYVAMATSGSAGTGCSLNPASEIVCPPRASADYWDDLDEYCGELESDEPHKSELVDYLDKPRQLPGQNLKDFNCLDWWKINRSAYPVLSQLAADVLAIPITTVASEATFSAGTRVIDSYRASLAPKTVQTLMCAGDWCRNLHGVKKKLKPQKALKEYELPNA, from the exons ATGGAGGGCAGCTCGATTCCTTCAACAAGTGATTCGGTGGTTGGCGCGATAGCTCCAAGAATTG GCATGTCTATTAGTCCTCCCGAGGTTTCTTCAATACCACATGTGTCTGGGACCGATTCATCCACACCAGTCATGATTAACAGCCCAGTATTTGTAAGCCGTGATACCTATGATCCCACACAAGAGGGTGGTGAAACACAACAAGAGGGAACCGAAGACACCAATAGGCAGCAAGGAGATGAAGCTGAAGATGATGGTAAATTTCGAGTGCCTAAAAGGAATAAAACATCTGAGGCATGGGAAGACTTCGAtgatttggaagaaaatggCATATATTATGCCATCTGTAAACATTGTAGTAAGAAATTGAATCGGGGAAAAACTAAACAAACCAGCAGCATGTGGAGGCATCGGGAAAACTGTTCCGTTAGAAAAGCCAAGCTTAGAAAGGCCGAGCGGCAAACAAAGATAAACTTTCAGCAAGCGAATGAGCGTTTTCCAACTGTACCATCATTGCACACTGGCAAATTCGATATGGAAACAATGAGAGAGGCTGCTGCACATTGGATCTTGATGCACGAGCATCCTTTCACAATTTTGGAGGAAGAGGGTTTCAACATAATGATGAAACGCGGCTGGCCGGAGTGGCAAAAGATTTCACGCATGACAGCTAAAAAAGATTGTACACAGGTGTACGAGATAGAGAAAAAGaagttgaagaacttgttgAGGCATGTACAAAAAGTTAGCTTGACCACCGATATGTGGAAATCAAAGAATCAAAAAATTGAATACATGGTGGTGACCGGACATTGGATTGATGGAAATTGGAAGCTTCAGAAGAGAGTGTTAAATTTTGTTCATATTCGACCACCACGTCGAGGAGTTGAGATTTCGGATGCAGTTTTCAAGTGTGCAAAGGAATGGGGAATTGAGGGAAAAATTCACACTATTTCTGTGGACAATGCCTCAAACAATGATGTGGCCGTGAGATTGTTGAAAGATGATTTCGGGAGATGCAAGAAGCTTTTGGGTGGAGGAAAACTGTTTCATGTTCGTTGTTGCGCCCATATCTTGAACCTTATGGTTCAAGATGGCTTGAAGGATATAGTAGATATTTGTGAAAATATTCGAGATAGTGTGGATTTTGTGAACAAGTCTGATGGTAGGGCATTGCTATTTGCAGAAATTGCTCAACACCTACAAATTCCTGGAAACAAATCGCTCCATGATTGTAGGACGAGATGGAATTCAACATATGAAATGTTGAATTGTGCTATAAAATATAAAGAGGTTTTTCCTCGTTTTCAAGTTCGAGAGCCCCTTTATGAGTCTTGTCCATCTTCAGAGGATTGGGAGAAGGTTGAGAAAGTTTGCACCATTTTAGAGAAGTTCTACACAGCCACACACATAATTTCGGGGAGTGAGTATCCAACTAGCAATCTATTCCTCCCTGAGATTCTAAAGGTGAAGAAACTCTTGGATGCACGAGTgaatgatgaagatgattttgtcCGGAGTATGATTACAAGAATGAAGCTCAAGTTTGACAAATACTGGAAAGAGTGTAATTTTTTGATGTCCATTGCAGCTATCTTGGATCCCAGACAGAAAATGCGAGCAATAGAGTTTGCCTTCCCTAAGATGTATTCCGCATATGAAGCTCAAGAGAATATCACATATGTTCGAAAAGCCATCTTTGAGCTTTATGACGAGTACGTTGCTATGGCTACAAGTGGAAGTGCAGGGACAGGTTGTTCATTAAATCCTGCATCCGAAATAGTGTGTCCACCTCGAGCAAGTGCTGACTATTGGGATGATTTGGATGAGTATTGTGGTGAACTCGAATCCGATGAACCCCATAAGAGCGAGTTGGTGGATTACCTAGACAAGCCTCGCCAACTTCCTGGACAAAATCTGAAGGATTTCAACTGTTTAGATTGGTGGAAAATCAACCGATCAGCATACCCGGTACTCTCTCAGTTAGCGGCTGATGTATTGGCCATTCCTATCACTACCGTTGCATCTGAGGCCACCTTTAGTGCTGGAACTAGGGTGATTGATTCATACCGTGCTTCACTTGCTCCGAAGACAGTCCAAACATTAATGTGTGCAGGCGATTGGTGTAGAAATTTACACGGGgtcaaaaagaaattgaaa CCACAGAAAGCTCTCAAAGAATATGAGCTGCCCAATGCTTGA